In one window of Candidatus Tanganyikabacteria bacterium DNA:
- a CDS encoding glycosyltransferase family 1 protein: MLHPAASPIAWATSQIADRLGYDLNGRQVGYAGDAAGLALLAERYPRGAMAPLPADPAGSIDLVLIAGELAADDLATVAGSWLPHTRYLAATLPDAPGHWEALDALPVVHRFVFPDPPDGDRRLHFGFVVQGAPAGAHLRVRSAREMLLPERREPPLAEGGDRLLFLSDASWMRLLCGDYYDPARVRCLHGAQACSADCDAHFDPTREDVTAAVRRSFGSWEPTSVMLVCPEYFGIPPGVEECPWPTLAAISDWNVNFRNLVPCLGAFDLVVGDSSGMQLLRAQDVRRAQYWPMYSYDPALHVPGSGEKAHDLAFLGNLNHRVQRERSRYLHKVASLAGRHRVLVGAGYFGAEYAAVLQASALVFNRSIRGELNLRCYEAPACGAMLLLEDTNVEARTLFTPGVHFAPFGPDDLPDVVAAYLSAPEALAGMTLAGAARARASSYTAHFSGLLGLIRELAALPDRGPRPLAALPRAERLHRYGRLAYHRTGGDRLYQALGLLGRARDEAPA, translated from the coding sequence ATGTTGCATCCCGCGGCCAGCCCGATCGCCTGGGCCACCTCCCAGATCGCCGATCGGCTGGGGTACGACCTCAACGGCCGGCAGGTCGGCTACGCCGGCGACGCCGCCGGTCTGGCGCTGCTCGCGGAGCGCTACCCTCGGGGCGCGATGGCGCCCCTGCCGGCCGACCCGGCGGGCTCGATCGATCTGGTCCTGATCGCCGGGGAACTCGCCGCCGACGACCTGGCCACCGTCGCCGGCTCCTGGCTCCCGCATACGCGCTATCTGGCCGCCACGCTCCCCGATGCGCCGGGCCACTGGGAGGCCCTGGACGCCTTGCCGGTGGTCCACCGCTTCGTCTTCCCCGATCCGCCCGACGGGGACCGGCGCCTGCATTTCGGCTTCGTGGTGCAGGGCGCCCCGGCCGGCGCCCACCTGCGGGTGCGGTCGGCGCGCGAGATGTTGCTGCCGGAGCGCCGCGAGCCGCCCCTGGCCGAGGGAGGCGACCGGTTGCTCTTCCTGTCGGACGCTTCCTGGATGCGGCTCCTGTGCGGCGACTACTACGACCCGGCCCGGGTGCGCTGCCTACACGGGGCGCAGGCCTGCTCGGCGGATTGCGACGCGCACTTCGATCCCACGCGCGAGGACGTCACGGCTGCCGTGCGCCGGAGTTTCGGCTCCTGGGAACCCACGTCGGTCATGCTCGTGTGCCCGGAGTACTTCGGGATCCCGCCGGGCGTGGAAGAGTGCCCGTGGCCGACCCTTGCCGCCATCAGCGACTGGAACGTCAACTTCCGCAACCTCGTGCCGTGCCTGGGAGCCTTCGACCTGGTTGTGGGCGATTCCAGCGGCATGCAGTTGCTGCGGGCGCAGGACGTGCGGCGGGCGCAATACTGGCCCATGTACTCGTACGATCCGGCGCTGCACGTGCCCGGTTCGGGCGAGAAGGCGCATGACCTGGCGTTCCTGGGCAACCTCAACCATCGGGTGCAGCGCGAGCGGTCGCGCTACCTCCACAAGGTGGCAAGCCTGGCGGGGCGCCACCGGGTCCTGGTGGGCGCGGGCTACTTCGGCGCCGAGTACGCCGCGGTGCTGCAGGCCTCGGCGCTGGTCTTCAATCGCAGCATCCGCGGCGAACTGAACCTGCGCTGCTACGAGGCGCCGGCCTGCGGCGCCATGCTGCTGCTGGAGGACACCAACGTCGAGGCGCGCACCCTCTTCACGCCCGGCGTGCACTTTGCGCCTTTCGGCCCGGACGATCTGCCGGATGTCGTCGCCGCGTACCTCTCGGCACCCGAGGCGCTGGCCGGGATGACGCTTGCGGGCGCGGCGCGGGCCCGCGCCAGTTCGTACACCGCGCATTTCTCGGGCCTCCTGGGCCTGATCCGGGAACTCGCGGCGCTGCCGGATCGCGGTCCCCGGCCCCTGGCCGCGCTGCCGCGCGCCGAACGGCTCCACCGCTACGGCCGGCTGGCCTACCACCGGACCGGGGGGGATCGGCTCTACCAGGCCCTCGGCCTGCTGGGCCGCGCCCGCGACGAGGCGCCGGCC
- a CDS encoding DUF1800 domain-containing protein has product MLLDRAAYGPRPGDAARLDPAAWLADQLSPGAEGPDLAARLAPLVTLTMSPGRLLAAYPPRGEAQRMSGAVERPKPEQIVRELAQAKLLRAVHGEWQLREVMVDFWFNHFNVAAQKGPLKWLVTGYERDVIRPRTLGRFRDLLGAVAHSPAMLVYLDNFQSVAEGRKRGLNENYARELLELHTLGVGGGYTQQDVRETARLLTGWGVARLREEPEFAFLARQHDTGAKTVLGERFPAGGGQAEGERLLDLLAAHPATARHVAEKLVRRFVSDDPPAGLVARAAARFGATGGDIRETLRLILESPEFAASAGQKTKTPWEFVVSALRATGARTDAGLPILDALRRMGQPPYLCQPPTGYPDRPELWTTPGGLLARLSFAHALAAGRLPGTTVDLASAGLPAGDDTLAVVAAFDEAWLGGRLGGATRAVLEGAVRERGGGDAALIAGLVLGSPEFQVR; this is encoded by the coding sequence GTGTTGCTCGACCGCGCGGCGTACGGCCCGCGCCCGGGAGATGCCGCGCGTCTCGACCCGGCCGCGTGGCTGGCCGACCAGCTTTCCCCCGGCGCGGAGGGCCCCGATCTCGCGGCGCGCCTCGCGCCCCTGGTCACCCTCACCATGTCGCCGGGCCGGCTTCTCGCCGCGTACCCGCCGCGCGGCGAAGCGCAACGCATGTCCGGCGCGGTGGAACGGCCGAAGCCGGAGCAGATAGTGCGCGAACTCGCGCAGGCCAAGCTCTTGCGCGCCGTCCATGGCGAGTGGCAACTCCGCGAGGTCATGGTCGATTTCTGGTTCAACCATTTCAACGTCGCGGCCCAGAAGGGGCCCCTGAAGTGGCTCGTGACCGGCTACGAGCGCGACGTCATCCGCCCGCGCACCCTCGGCCGGTTTCGCGATCTCCTGGGCGCCGTCGCGCACAGCCCGGCGATGCTGGTGTACCTCGACAACTTCCAGAGCGTGGCCGAGGGCCGGAAGCGCGGGCTCAACGAGAATTACGCCCGCGAGTTGCTGGAACTGCACACCCTTGGCGTCGGCGGCGGGTACACGCAGCAGGACGTGCGGGAGACGGCACGCCTGCTGACGGGGTGGGGAGTCGCCCGCCTGCGCGAGGAGCCCGAATTCGCCTTCCTCGCCAGGCAGCACGACACCGGCGCCAAGACCGTGCTGGGCGAGCGCTTCCCGGCCGGCGGCGGCCAGGCCGAAGGCGAGCGCCTGCTGGATCTGCTCGCCGCTCATCCCGCGACGGCCAGGCACGTGGCGGAAAAGCTGGTCCGGCGCTTCGTGTCGGACGATCCCCCGGCGGGCCTGGTGGCCAGGGCCGCGGCGCGCTTCGGCGCGACCGGCGGGGACATCCGCGAAACGCTGCGGCTGATCCTCGAGAGCCCCGAGTTCGCGGCGTCCGCGGGGCAGAAGACGAAGACGCCCTGGGAATTCGTGGTGTCCGCCCTGCGCGCCACCGGGGCGCGCACCGACGCCGGCCTGCCGATCCTCGACGCCCTGCGGCGCATGGGTCAGCCTCCGTACCTGTGCCAGCCGCCGACCGGCTACCCGGACAGGCCCGAACTCTGGACCACTCCCGGCGGCCTGCTGGCGCGGCTCTCGTTCGCCCACGCCCTGGCGGCCGGTCGTCTGCCCGGGACCACGGTCGATCTCGCATCCGCGGGACTGCCCGCCGGCGACGATACCCTGGCCGTCGTCGCGGCGTTCGACGAAGCCTGGCTCGGCGGGCGTCTTGGCGGCGCCACGCGCGCGGTGCTCGAAGGAGCGGTCCGGGAGCGCGGCGGCGGCGATGCGGCGCTGATCGCGGGCCTCGTGCTTGGTTCGCCGGAGTTCCAGGTGCGCTAG